CCTGGGCATTATTTCCCTTGCCCCACTTCCCcctatacgtgaaggtggggcTAAGCTGTCTAATTAGGAAGTTCATTTTTTCGAGCTTTTGTCAAAATCATTTTCTAGCATAACTTTTtagtactttactgaaaattaccattttcaaTGGGGACTACGGGACCCCCAGACGTATCGAATgataccaaaacgatcaaaatcggttcggcCAGTGCCGGGATAATCGAGTGCCAAATTACGGTGCCATCGGTTTTCATGAAATGATCTGCTTTGTTCCCATGACAGTGAAAAGTACCTAATCTTCGCAGGTGACATCTAACCATCTGCTGCCTCGTATTCCCCGAAGAAGGAATGGTTGCGCTCGTATATTAGGGAGGGCTGTTTCTGCTTTCTCCTTTCTCTTCTTCTGCAACTCGAGTTAGGACAGGCGCGTGATGCATTCGCAATAGTTTCCGATGCGATTGTCTTCAcaattggcgcacttgatgcgtgAATTCATTTGCTGACCTCGAGGGTCTTTTTCacgtcaacaaaaaatattttttcgagcgTCGAGGTCAccagttttgccagtttttaGACTGTTTGGCTTGAAACACTGATACACTAAATGTATGTTTTCCAGGCTTCATCGAGATGATGTCGGCGTACTTCGACGACTTTGCCAACATCGAGCCAGCCACCGTCTGCTCGTGGATATTCCAGCTCGAGAGTCAGCTGTCGACCAAGCACAAAGAAACCGGTGGTGGCGGTTCTGGAGATGGCCCAAACCTATCACTGAAGTAAGTTTATCTTGTTATGCGACTCATATTCATCAAAACTAAGGATTTATTGTTTTTCCAGCTCGCTTAGCCTCGCCGACATTCTGCCCGAGGAGAAGCTACGCGGGCGTCAATCTTCGCTCTCGGAGAGCGACCATGCCGCGAACGGAGGCGGCGGTGGAAACGCGCCCAAGCGCGTCCAGCATCTGTCCGAAACGAGCGATGCCGGTTCGACCGATAGCTCCAATTGTGATCTGTTCGCCGAGGAGTGCGAGGTTCTACAGGAAATGTTCCCGGAAAGCTCGCTCATTGAGGTGGGTTTGGTTTTGGTCAAATAGACATGGTGGAATTTTCagtatgttttaattttgatcTTGCACAGGTTAAACATTGTATTCTGATTGCCAACGGAGACATTGATCGCGCGACCCAGATTTTGCTTCATCGCCAAGAAGCTGGTCAAAGCCTGAAGGGGAATCCGAGCAATGTGCAGCCCAACAAGGCGCTTCCGCAAATCGACGAGACTGAGCTTAAGAATAGGATCATTTCAAGGTCAGTTTGCTGTCTCAAGTTCGATCAGCTGACAATGATTGAGCCTTTTGTTTTAGATATTCATACGTCGACAAGGAGGATCATCGTGAGTACAAGCCGGTGGCTCCAAAAGTCGAGCCGAAAAAGTTGATTCGCTACCGAGATAATAAAATTGTTTCGCTCAAGGGAGAACGTTACACAGAAGTTTCGCGTCGCGGTGGCGATGAAGAGACCGAGCTTAAAAAGCCAAAGAAACCGATTTGTCCGTAACTAAAATGGACCCTGCTGCTGATGCTGTTCACAGCCACTACAATAGCTACAGTTATACAAAGTTGTACCCGTGAAGAGCTACAACGCCAACCCAAAATTGTATTGTTCGTCGTCTACGTAGTCATCGTTCCACTCTACATCGTGATCCCCTCAGTTAGAATCTACAATAGCCGAAAACGCCAGcagcaaaatcaacaacaatGCGAATGTTTTGAAGGAGATCGCCCGATCGCGACTTGCATCGTCTGCAGCCTCGAATCCTCAAATCTCGCTCCTACTACGATCCTCCGCCGGAATGTGTTTATCTCGCTTGGCCACTGGAGCTTAACCGAACCCATTCCCGCTAACCATACGAATTTCTTTATAAGACTTGACATAGTTAACGTCCTTTTGATATTAATCGCTTTGCTATCCAACCCTACTGAACAAGAGACTGGAAGAGGAATAGTAATCTCATTTTATAGTTTTGATACAGGTTTAGTTTTAGATAACACTAAGCATTTAAATAAGTTAtgcgttttatttattttacaaatatttttgtacttaTTATTTTCCATTATTCCTAGTTTAGTTTTTGTTAGCTGTAAGCACGTTTTACCGCGACGTATTATCAATCTCATTTATTCACAAATACACAACTATCAGTTTAACTTTGGTTTGCCATCatgattttatccgaaattctCTTTATAGTCTTTATTAGTTGTTCTAGTTATTTTAAGACAGTCTTTTACTAAATTATAACACTTTACTTTCATGAACAGTATCGTGAATGTGAGACTCAGTACCAAGTACTTTATACGTAGGTAACAAACGATATTTAAAACCCCTCCCTTTAcgaaaacccctaaaaaaaagtgtcaaatttGATATTGTGATCACCCTAGGCACACCAAATTATCCACGcaaaaagcaattttttaaaatacgctgtgttttttttaaacaatgggTTTCCCCCCACAAAATACCACCGTGAACGAGACGCCTTTACTTTCGACTCACACAACTCAACCCATTCAGCTCAGAGATCAACTCCGGTTCTTCCCAGGAACTAGTCGGTGTAGCGCGCGGAAGGGCGAACCCTCGAATCAAACATAATATGTGGACGTGTAGAGTAGTAATCATGAGCAGAACTTTAAAGaataaaatgtattgaaaaatcTGCATCAGCTAGCAGCGATATTTATTTCGTAAACTGTGAGAAACTGCCAACACCCTTTTAATTctgaggtatttttttaaaaagacacCTAGCTTGAAAACGTGCAAGGTTACGTTACGTAGGTTATTGTACCACCTCAGAAAAGtatatcgaggtttttaagcgaagatggcgttcgaatggtgaacgcccgaaatgtcaaaatcacgtagTGATACCAACATTATGGAAAAAGTGTgtcatggcatgacagccacatttttttctaattttggtgCTACTgggcgattttgacatttcgggcgttcaccattcgaacgccatcttcgcttaaaaacctggatatctaaaaattgcagcaaaaaaacttttacttATTTTCCgtgtcattctcgaatgacgaaacggcctacatttcattaccaaaaataacactactgaaaaatattgttttgtgataaccaacagggccacaaggatgacctatgtagcggttaCCTAGAAACTTATTCCAACAGTAACACAGTAACAGTAACAACAACCTAAATAAACTATTTACCCCTTGTGACGAAGTTCTGGTTTCCCACTAACCACATCCAGTCTCCGCCTTTACAGCATATCGTCCACTGTCTGATGCTCCCCTTGATGATCAAAGATCCCCCTCACAAGTCAGGAATAAGAAacaggggaaatctaccctttccaatcaaacacctatcttcgtcatatggagagttataataataataataatgtttaTTAAATTCATTCAAGTTAACAGTAATGTCTGACTTCCCTAATGAATATAATTCTTTTAAAGGGATGTAAAGAcgtaattaaaaactaaaagctACTTATAAACTggtaacacttttttttttttttgaaatgcttaCTAACGTAGTAAATAATTGTTTATGCAACTACGAATTAGAATGATCATTTTTCTTTTGAATTCAGCTAATGTCTCTGTTCTTTTTAAATCTTCTGGTAAATTGTTGAAAACAAACGGGCCATTAATTATAAATCTTCTTCTTCCAATTTCTGTTCTAAAACCTGATCGTCTAAGATGATGTGCTTGTCTTGTGAAATGCTGGTGAACCGCAGTAGCGAATTCCCAATTATGGTGCATTTTCCTACTGTTGAGACACTTGTACATTAGGATTGCAATCCTTTGCTCAAAAAGGCCATGAATCGGAAGGATGTTATGTTGGGACATTGTGTATAGATCACGTGTTGGTTGAAGGTATGGAAGCTTAAAAATTGCTTTGATGCAACGATTTTGCTGAACTTGAAGGTCTTTCAAATGAGTTTTACTGCAAGTGCCCCAAGCTCCTATTGCGTATTGATACCTACTGTGGATAAATGCAAAGTACattttcaaaagaacatgttgtgGAACACTTTTTGCTAGCTTCCTAAGGACACCGCACAGAGGGGAACATTTTGAGGTTATCATACTTACATGCACATCCCAACACAGCCGATTATCAATGAGCACACCTAGATATTTAAAGCTACTCACTTCCGCTACCAGTTGATTCCTTACGATGAGTTCTGGGTAGGGCTGGATATTTCTACTGGATAGACGGAAGATCATCATCTTAGTTTTACCGATGTTGAGAGCCAGTAGATTGTTCTGCAGGTAGTCGAGCACCAGTTCCAGGTCCTCCTGCATGCTTGCTACTACCTGGGCAGGTGAAGAGCCAGCGTACGTAATCGCtgtatcatcagcaaacagTCGTGGTTTTCCTCTCAAAGGCAGCTTGGGTAAGTCGTTCACgtacagcaaaaacagcaacggACCAAGAACACTGCCTTGTGGAACCCCACAGATGACAGCGCTGTCGTAGCTACATGTTCCGGCTACAACCACCTGCTGGAAACGATCAGACAGGTAACTCTTCAAGAACTGGTTTGGGAGCCCTCGTATTCCGCAAGCGTCCAACTTCTTGAGCAGCATCGTGTGGTTAATTGTGTCAAATGCTTTAGACAAGTCGAGGAAAACGGTACCAACACTTTTTTATCGTCCAACATCTTGGAAATTTCGTCGACCATCTCCAAAACAGCTACTTCCGTTGATGAACCTTCTCTGAAGCCAAATTGGTGTTGATAGAGTTGTTTTGTGCTGGTCAGAAAAGTGCTTAGCCGATTAAACAACAATTTCTCAAACACCTTATTGATCGCTGGGAGCACCGAGATCGGTCTGTAGTTGGTTGGGTCCTTGGGGTTTCCGTTTTTGAAAACTGGATGTACAATagccttttttaaacattttgggtACGATGATTGAACCACACTTTCGTTAAAACAGTCTCGAATAAGGGTTGCAAGCAGCATACAATGTTTTTTAAGTGCTTTGATCGGGAATTGATCATAACCAGTGGCTTTAGAGGGGTCCAATGAACTAATTAGGTCAAGAACTTCTTGTGTAGATGTAGGGCGAAGAAAGAATGATCGTTGGGCGCGCTTAATGGTTCCAAATCTGTCAATGTCCCCGTCAGATAGTAGTTGGCCTGCTACACTGTTTCCCACAGACACAAAGTGTTCATTCAGCACATTTGCAACAGTTTTAGGGTCGTTTTCATCTCTCTGGTTCACTTCAAGGGTAAGGTTGGCGGTTGTTTTGGACTTACCACCAAGAAGCTCGTTGATCCTGCTCCACAAAAGCTTTGCGTTCCCAGTGTTGAACAGTTTAGAATGATACTGAATTTTTGCTTTGGTTTTGGCGGCTGCAAGTTTTTTGTTGGCGTGGGCGAGTAGTTCAGCAAGTCTAGCATCCTGTTGGTTCCTTTTCTTTCTTTTGAGGATATTGTCTCTTATTTTCCCGAGCTTCCAGATGTCGAAGTTGTACCATGGGCAGCTATCTGTCTTCACCATAACTTCAACAGATGTGGATCTGGAATTCTTCTCAGTAAGTTCAGCATAATGGCGGGTTACGGACTCCAAACGTTCATTCACTGGAAGTATGCTGAGGTTTTGGCTTTCCAAAAACGTATGAAACTGGGCGTCAACTGCTTGATAGTTAACCCAAGTTTTAGTTAACGTTTTACGTTTCCGTGCAGTTTTAAGGTTGTACGCTGTCAGAACGTAGTTGTGATCGCTGAGTTCGCATTCCATTGTAAAGTTTGTGACTCGTGCTGCATCCGCAACGCTGCATATCACGTGGTCAAGGGTGTTTCCACTGCTTGGTCGGGTGGTGAGCGTGTTGGTTACAACCATGTTGTAGGAATTCAACAGTTGGAAGTATTTTTGCACATCACTGCCTTCGGGGTTGTTGATTGGTACATTTAAGTCGCCCAATATGAAGCAAGGGCTAGATGCTTCGACGCTCGCAAGAACTTCTTCCAGTGATGTAATCAAACGTGGAATGTCGTTGTCAGGTGGGCGGTACATACCATGGATGATGATTGATGATGTTCCATTTTTAATCTTGACCGAGATTTGATGGTGCCCTTGTTCTGCTTTGGTGACTATAACTTCAACCTGTAGACCAGTGCGGATGAAGATGGCCAATCCCCCAGACGACTTTTCTCGACACGACCAGATACTTTCGTAACCAGGTATGTTGTAAAAGTGTGATCGGCCTTTTTTTATCCAAGTTTCTCCAATTATAATCACGTCGATGGTAGTTCTTAATTCTTGCAGGAAAACGCAGAAAGAATCTAGCTTTTCGAACTGATTCATGCCACGTATGTTAATTTGTAGGATCTTGAAAGTAGCAGTATCCAATGGGAAGATTTGAGCTGCAGGGTCGTCGACGAAGGTATTAGTTGCTTGATGTTCTAGGTACATAGATGGCATACTTTAGTTACTGCTTCTGTAATGTGGCTGGGCTATTGCTTTAACCCAGAAGATTGGAGTTTCAGTATATCCTGACGCGACTGGATGGGAATCGCCTTTGAGTGCTCATTTTTACGTATCATTATAGCACCGTTTCGACCAGGCCAGACAAATCGCAGTTCCAACTTGTCTTGTAAGCTTCTTAGTTCATGTAGCAGTCTCATTGAGAGAGGTGACAATTCATCCCGAATCATCACCTTCGCGGGTTTCCCTTTGGGACCACTAAAACCTTTGATCATCGAGGTGTCCATCGTACCAAAGTCTTTCTTGCGCTGCATTAAACGTTCCTTAGCCCAAATGCTTCTAAACGAGACCTTTATCGGCGAGTTCTCAGACTGACGGCCCACAATCCGCTTACTGGCTACGATTTCGTTCTTTACTTCAGGACAGTCTAAAGAATCGCATAGCTTATGAACGATGACTAAAGTATCTTCTTGGGGGCTTCTTGGTATTCCAAGTACTATTGAATTAGTCGCTAGTTGAGCTCGGAGATGGCTATCGAAGTCTACCTCAGCGCGACAAACAGCTTCTGTGATGGATTGGTTGTTTTGCGACAGGCTTTTGATCGACATTTTTAGGCGATCGTTTTCCGTGCGCAGCTGCTTTACTTCGTCTTTCAGTATCATCATTGCGTTGATCATATCATCAAATTTCCCGGAAAGAAATTGCTGGCTTGCTATCAATTCCTTACAACAGCTCATCGTTTCTTGCTGCATCGTTGCAATGTGTTTTGGCAACTCTGCCAATTTCAAATCCATGGTTAGAGTGCTCCCCAAGAGATGGCGCTAGTAGTCACAATGACAAACGTGGAGGTATGGTAGTGTGCGTTCGTGTATATCGAAAAACAAGACGATCACAACACTACTCACACTCACAATACCAACGCAGCAAACTCCTTGTGTGTAGATGTCCAGTGGTCAGCAAAATGTGTCAAGCAACGAGGCAGCGAGTGAACCAACAGCGAAcgatgagcagcagcagcaagtggATTGGGCGGGGATGGCGAGGCAGGGCGGCACGGCGGTCAAATAAAAACAAGCAGCAGAAAAGGCATCTTTATTGTTGTCGTTTGAATGTACAGTTGGCTTGGCGATTTTGTATCGATTGCGATAGCGGTTTTAGCAATTGGTGGTGGCTTTGATATAACTGAAGCAGGCTGGACTTGCAGTTTGAGCGACGTGGTGAACGGTGGAGGCAAATTGCAGAGGAAAAGTTGATAAACGAGCGAGGAATTCAGCAGCAAACGCAACAGTTTTGATAGGCTTTTTCAGTAGTGATATGACAGAAGCGGATGTCAGAAATTCACTTGCGGCGGGTGGGCGGCCCTTTGTTTTGGCTCTATGCACTGTGCTAGCGTGAATTTTCCTAAGCTCAGTTCTCACTTTCCAACAAACAAATCCACTTAACTCCATCAACCATAGATACGGCAGCGTGGGCGTAGGCGGCGCAGCAAGTATGAGGTGGCTCAGCGAATCTTTGCAGCAAAATTTCGGCAATTATTTCAGGCGGGTCGAATCACAACAGTTTACTCACAAGGCAGTGttgccatcaaaaaaacaaacgcgccaagtcgtttgacgtttcaattttcactttgcattccaaccGAAGGCTagagaaaaccgagcgagagacgaaggcaaaaaagaacaaaggctggccgtcaacaccaccagcagcacagccagcgatgccaggaaactttccctataaatgccacttttcgtgagtgttcgtttgaactgtcagcgcaaatggcaacactcgacagagtgttggaagaaaaaagaactaagccgatattagaaaaatgggcttggcccaatgcattcgcctcgattagaataccattgggattttttttttgttaaatgcttggtaaagaaatagaataacttttagtgaaagtgaaaataaacagaaatgttcacaaaaacttgctctactcgttggtgtacttggttttaataaaattcaagggagactctagattatccagcatcattcaaacacgaccgcttattaggattaaaatgggtagatttcccctagtcagaaaatcagaaaatagaaatagtcaatgcggatggagaacAAATTgagctcagtatcccctcacaaagacacaaaaaaaatcaaaccatccacattaacgacccccaggtcttttgtggtctatattgcaagtttctgcttgtTGGATCCGGCCGCGACCCGTCTTAACGCGGTCCACACCACAAGGACCAGACGATTACGGAcagaaacaaacaaattaaaacaaggTTCTTTACTAGAACTAACAAACGAACGACTACATTTATTCACGAACAACGaaagaatcaacaaaacataacAACACTTTAAAATGACAGATCACATCTATGCGCTGTCACGGCATCAACCAGTGACAGCTATGCTGCAACTGGAGAGCCCAGCGGCGCGCAGAGTGCACGAATAGACTCGGCTTTCTGGTGTACACTCTCGCAGTGTTGCCGTCCACAACATCTCCCCTCTAAATTCCGAAGGTCAACTTCCGGACTCGACTCGGGTTCTCCGGACCAGGGAGAACAGCGAGAAGATCTGACCCGCTCGGGGAACGGTGAACCCAATCTACGCAGCAATGGTTCACGCTTCGACGGACTGGCGCCACAAACTTCCATCTTGTTCTTGGGCGCAGACGAGATCGATGAGAGCGAAACAGCTTCTTTATTCTCGCTCTCCGAATGGCTCTTTTGTGGTGTAGAAGAAATGTCTGTACATCCCGGCTTATAAACACCGCGGGATCTTGGCCGAAGACGACTTCATCTCTGCTGGCTAACTTCAACTTCTCAGCAAGGAACATTCCGACGGATTGTCGACGACTGCTGCTTGCTGCGTGACCGCAAAACTTATCTTGGAGCGACGAGCTACTCCCAGTCCACGGTTCATCGGTGATCACGGTGACGATGCGCGCGGTTTCTGCCAGGCGTCGAGGAAATCCGTTCGCCTCGACCTGCGAACGTTCCAGCTGCATGCTCACCGTATCTTCTTCTTCCTGCCTCCCCCTCTCAGTTGCAAACGGCTCCATACAGCTGCACTCCATGCCGAGCTGTGCCGTATCTACTTCCGGGGAACAAGGATCGATTTTCCCAACGTGCTGCGGAGCGAGAAGTCGCTCACACTCGTACCGCAGCTCTCCACCTTCTTCAGGTACCAAGTCGTCACGGCTCGTTGATTCCACCGGCAAGGTCTCCAAACCTCCGGTCAACGCCAAACTCGACACGCACCAATCGAAGAATATCTCCTGCAGAGACACCATCATCTGCGAGAAGTCGTCGTTCTGCTGCTGAATCAGCTGCACCATGGCCAAATTGTGCCGCTGCAGTACTTGCTGCAACTCAAAATCACCGTCAATCACCTGCGCTGCCGCTGCATACTCGGGTGATGACGGACACGGAGGAGGAATTTCGCACCACTGCTGGGCCGGGAAAACAGGTTGCCGCTGCGACTGTTGAGCCGGGACTCCATCAAGCTCACCATTTTGTTGCTGCTGATGAGTCCGCTGCATGTCGCCATCGCGCTCCAGACCGTTTCCCGCCATGGTCGATTTCACCTCCTCAAAACGCGCGGGTGCCGGGACGAGCAAACGATTTTGCTCTCCGGTCAAATCCGGCTAAAATCCTCGTCGCCACTGTTGGATCCGGCCGCGACCCGTCTTAACGCGGTCCACACCACAAGGACCAGACGATTACGGAcagaaacaaacaaattaaaacaaggTTCTTTACTAGAACTAACAAACGAACGACTACATTTATTCACGAACAACGaaagaatcaacaaaacataacAACACTTTAAAATGACAGATCACATCTATGCGCTGTCACGGCATCAACCAGTGACAGCTATGCTGCAACTGGAGAGCCCAGCGGCGCGCAGAGTGCACGAATAGACTCGGCTTTCTGGTGTACACTCTCGCAGTGTTGCCGTCCACAAcactgctcgaacctaggagtccgaaggcttgaatggggagagcacccaaacctctttctactccaaggaaccttccaccccagtgtttgaactgacgacctttacgAGTCTAACCgccaccagcgattccaccggagtaggcttggtttggtgtgttttttgtacttatggcatggagacgactcctacacctggaatgacttaaccggcctaacaacaactaaggccgggaccgacgttttacttcctcatccgatggaaggttggagcagatgggaatcgaacccagaatcatccgcttacaaagcggacagcgtaaccattcggccacgcactgctcaAAGCAAAGACACAcaccatgttaaaaaaaacttttgcttgaacttctatcaaaattttatcaccCGCGTCCAAACGGTCCAAACAGCAACTCTTTTCCGATTCTGTTTTGTGCGAATGTTCGAACACAAACCAAGTTGCGAACGAAAGGTCATCACAGATTGACCACGTGCTTACACCGGATGTATCATcatttttgctcaaaaagatGAAGGCTTTGATCATCGATAGGGTGCGAACAGATCACAAATTGATCTTGTTCAAAGTGGCCGAAAGGACTGGTGTTGCAGGTAGAGTCCACACCAGAGACTCACGGTCAGCTGATCAGCCAAAGATCAAGATGGATTGGGACGTGAAACTTCTTCAGCACACGTTCTTCGAGAATCAGAAGAAAGTCGTATGCATTTCGCAGAAAAGAAATTAAGCGAAACCGTGGATCTAGTTGTGCAGACATTCCAATTCATCTGTTTAATGAAGGAGAGTCGGATGATATGATGCCAAAGGTAGACGACGAGGACCCAAACCTGGACGATAATCTGAAGTTCATTCCACCGGTAAGTCACATCGAAACTCTTGTACAGAACTGCAGCAACGGAAAGGCGGCGGGAGCAGATGGAATTCAAGTCGAGCTTTTAAAATATGCAGATGAGTCAACCCTTGAAGAATTTAAACAACTTCTTCAAAGAGTGTGGTTTGAAAACTCAATCCCGGATGACTGGCGTGACACGGTTCAGTCCcaattccaaaggtaaaatgcCCAAAACGAGGGTTCAAATAATTGTTTGGCGAACCCGACGAACCCTGtgttaaatattttcagattcagATTTTCAGACGTCgtaattttagttttaagaACGTGGATTCAATTTCTTCAGCACCTACGCCTTACTTTTACATTCCACTTTAatttaaaggtcctatctgcataagaaacccatgacggataggttgttttgaaaatttaatctagcaTACTCTttttaaccattcggccacgcactacCACTGCCACTGCCACGAGGTACTCAACCATAGGGAGATGgtgtcgctatttttagaccacgttttccactttttctcatcgaaaccgactactttatcgacttaatTTTGCTGGGCGATAGATGGCAGggc
This is a stretch of genomic DNA from Culex pipiens pallens isolate TS chromosome 1, TS_CPP_V2, whole genome shotgun sequence. It encodes these proteins:
- the LOC120424943 gene encoding CUE domain-containing protein 2 codes for the protein MTNIAQQHDVVKNSFFHFINTHIPGADLSIVDDIVLSYVISILEEASQDPCFDVEGFIEMMSAYFDDFANIEPATVCSWIFQLESQLSTKHKETGGGGSGDGPNLSLNSLSLADILPEEKLRGRQSSLSESDHAANGGGGGNAPKRVQHLSETSDAGSTDSSNCDLFAEECEVLQEMFPESSLIEVKHCILIANGDIDRATQILLHRQEAGQSLKGNPSNVQPNKALPQIDETELKNRIISRYSYVDKEDHREYKPVAPKVEPKKLIRYRDNKIVSLKGERYTEVSRRGGDEETELKKPKKPICP